One genomic window of Candidatus Limnocylindria bacterium includes the following:
- a CDS encoding response regulator transcription factor, with protein MASRPAAPATKDAERAVRVLLVIEDRALANTIDLTLRHGGYLRRAESSVEAARAAISEWKPHLLLLDIDLEAGAGIQLIDDARSGGPIGVIALTRRSDLRGKLDAFERGADDYIAVPFVPDDLVARARAVIRRTHGKAGELVPRLRVGDLEIDVLNRKVLAGDHELHLTSLEQALLYLLAANAGSVLTREQILDALWGTDFVIESNVVDRHVRALRAKLQNDWHKPRYIETVPGSGYRFVPGTGTKANGPV; from the coding sequence ATGGCGTCTAGGCCGGCCGCACCTGCCACGAAGGACGCCGAGCGTGCTGTGCGCGTGCTCCTGGTGATCGAAGACCGGGCGCTCGCGAACACCATCGACCTGACCCTGCGCCACGGAGGCTATCTCCGGCGCGCGGAGTCGAGCGTCGAAGCCGCCAGGGCTGCGATCTCCGAATGGAAGCCGCACCTCCTTCTTCTCGACATCGACCTCGAGGCAGGCGCGGGTATCCAGCTCATCGACGACGCGCGGTCCGGTGGGCCGATCGGCGTCATCGCACTGACCCGCCGAAGCGACCTTCGTGGAAAGCTCGACGCCTTCGAGCGCGGTGCCGACGACTACATCGCCGTGCCATTCGTTCCGGACGATCTGGTCGCGCGCGCCCGCGCGGTCATCCGCCGGACGCACGGCAAGGCCGGGGAGCTCGTGCCGCGCCTGCGTGTCGGCGATCTCGAGATCGACGTGCTCAACCGGAAAGTCCTCGCCGGCGATCACGAGCTGCATCTCACGTCGCTCGAGCAGGCGCTGCTGTACCTGCTCGCCGCGAACGCGGGAAGCGTGCTGACGCGTGAGCAGATCCTCGACGCGCTCTGGGGCACCGACTTTGTGATCGAAAGCAACGTGGTTGACCGGCACGTTCGCGCTCTGCGCGCAAAGCTGCAGAACGACTGGCACAAGCCGCGATACATCGAGACCGTTCCCGGGAGCGGGTATCGGTTCGTTCCGGGGACGGGCACGAAGGCGAACGGCCCGGTCTAG
- a CDS encoding ester cyclase — protein sequence MTLTQDKPIVAQNGTNNGGINNAAANTATIKQWVSAMVKGDLDKAPYAEDAETSDPSGKYKGKAQILQSLKVWKTAFPQGTAEVTNQIAQGDQVASEVVFKATQTGPLVASTGTIPATNKPIVLKTMVISSFRNGLIQRERTYFDQVDLMKQLGITQPKP from the coding sequence ATGACGCTCACACAAGACAAACCGATCGTCGCTCAGAACGGCACGAACAACGGCGGCATCAACAACGCCGCAGCCAACACCGCGACGATCAAGCAATGGGTCTCAGCCATGGTCAAGGGCGACCTCGACAAGGCTCCGTACGCTGAGGACGCCGAGACCTCCGACCCGAGCGGCAAGTACAAGGGCAAGGCGCAGATCCTCCAGTCACTCAAGGTCTGGAAGACGGCGTTCCCTCAGGGCACCGCAGAAGTCACGAACCAGATCGCACAGGGCGACCAGGTCGCTTCCGAGGTCGTCTTCAAGGCGACGCAGACCGGCCCGCTCGTCGCATCGACGGGAACGATCCCGGCGACGAACAAGCCGATCGTTCTCAAGACCATGGTGATCAGCTCGTTCCGCAACGGCCTGATCCAGCGCGAGCGTACCTACTTCGATCAGGTCGACCTGATGAAGCAGCTCGGCATCACGCAGCCCAAGCCGTAA
- a CDS encoding lytic transglycosylase domain-containing protein encodes MALTSRISRTLAIASAVVLASACAVRSGAPSASPSALATTAPDASAAGTPTSTPSPQPTPTPREEPPPVAADPVAIAAQIAGAERAIRDSKVTGAELTWTGHLQQRIYRTISARPEWREGFLAAVPAAIRGVVTTNLDATSELRATVVPGPDLPTAWRIVDPAPLADLARFYREAETEFGVPWAYLASIHLVETRMGRIRGTSVAGAQGPMQFMPGTWAAYGQGDVNSDRDAIRAAARYLKANGAPANMANALFRYNNSQRYVRAVTAYAEVMLAEPDAYRGYYGWQVYYLTTRGDILLPVGYGR; translated from the coding sequence GTGGCGCTGACATCCCGCATCAGCCGGACTCTTGCCATCGCGTCCGCTGTGGTGCTCGCAAGCGCCTGCGCTGTTCGGAGCGGCGCGCCGTCCGCATCGCCGAGCGCGCTAGCCACCACGGCGCCGGATGCGTCCGCGGCCGGCACGCCGACGTCGACGCCAAGTCCGCAGCCGACGCCGACCCCGCGCGAGGAACCTCCGCCGGTCGCGGCCGACCCGGTCGCGATCGCCGCGCAGATCGCGGGCGCTGAGCGTGCGATCCGTGACAGCAAGGTGACCGGTGCGGAGCTGACGTGGACGGGCCATCTGCAGCAGCGCATCTATCGCACCATCTCGGCGCGGCCCGAGTGGCGCGAGGGATTCCTCGCAGCCGTCCCCGCCGCGATCCGCGGCGTCGTCACCACGAATCTCGATGCCACGTCGGAGCTGCGTGCGACGGTCGTTCCCGGTCCCGATCTGCCGACCGCGTGGCGCATCGTCGATCCGGCGCCTCTCGCCGACCTGGCTCGCTTCTATCGCGAGGCGGAGACCGAGTTCGGAGTCCCCTGGGCATATCTCGCGTCGATCCATCTTGTCGAGACGCGCATGGGCCGGATCCGCGGCACGTCTGTCGCGGGCGCGCAGGGGCCGATGCAGTTCATGCCCGGCACGTGGGCCGCGTACGGCCAAGGTGACGTGAACTCGGACCGCGATGCGATCCGCGCGGCTGCGCGTTACCTCAAAGCGAACGGAGCGCCGGCCAACATGGCGAACGCGCTCTTCCGCTACAACAACTCACAGCGTTACGTGCGCGCTGTGACCGCGTACGCCGAGGTCATGCTCGCCGAGCCCGACGCATACCGTGGCTATTACGGCTGGCAGGTCTATTACCTGACGACGCGGGGTGACATCCTTTTGCCGGTCGGGTACGGTCGCTGA
- a CDS encoding methionine-R-sulfoxide reductase, with protein MRALNKLTAEEARVIVNKGTERPFTGEYDDFFVEGTYICRRCEAPLYISDAKFHSGCGWPSFDQEIEGAVRRVPDPDGERVEIECAACGGHLGHVFVGERFTAKNTRHCVNSISLRFAPRA; from the coding sequence ATGAGAGCGCTGAACAAGCTCACGGCGGAAGAGGCGCGGGTCATCGTCAACAAGGGGACGGAGCGCCCATTCACCGGCGAGTACGACGATTTCTTCGTCGAGGGCACGTACATCTGCAGACGCTGCGAGGCGCCCCTCTACATCTCAGATGCGAAGTTCCACTCCGGCTGTGGCTGGCCATCATTCGACCAGGAGATCGAAGGCGCCGTGCGGCGGGTGCCGGATCCGGATGGCGAACGCGTCGAGATAGAGTGCGCGGCCTGCGGCGGACACCTCGGCCACGTCTTCGTCGGCGAGCGGTTCACCGCCAAGAACACGCGGCACTGCGTGAACTCGATCTCGCTCAGATTCGCGCCCAGGGCGTAG
- a CDS encoding ATP-binding protein translates to MKPESVLVVEDDAGLSALVGDLLTEAGYRPVTIADHALIGAAVDRWQPRCVIIDGELNATGESRTWSDAAAIRRAHPTLPVLMFTADGAALAEAEAGTSRRSRDARFAGFVSKPFVVEEFLAMVRSAIDGPAATDEKAAPPSNSAAAEITVFPDVGRLASDWPETDLLEVVVHELRAPLTVIRGQAQRARRHIGQDPEKEREAIDIAIAQTERMAQLIAGLLDHSRITSNGLSLKVVPLDLASVVVEAIGRFEYGATPRISFERPPDAVRVLGDPARIAQILDNLLSNAAKYSGPADPIEVLLTIERNEAQVRVSDHGVGVPEDERDLLFTPFYRTSRTRDVPGNGLGLHISKRLAERHGGRMWLEATSSAGSTFVFALPLAGARPRPGGAGTQ, encoded by the coding sequence ATGAAGCCAGAAAGCGTTCTTGTCGTCGAGGACGACGCCGGACTGAGCGCGCTCGTCGGCGATCTGCTCACCGAGGCCGGCTATCGTCCCGTCACCATTGCCGATCACGCGCTCATCGGCGCCGCCGTCGACCGGTGGCAGCCGCGGTGCGTGATCATCGACGGCGAGCTAAACGCCACCGGCGAGAGTCGCACCTGGTCGGACGCCGCCGCCATCCGTCGAGCCCATCCGACCTTGCCTGTGTTGATGTTCACGGCCGATGGGGCGGCTCTGGCAGAGGCTGAGGCCGGTACGTCGCGACGCAGCCGCGACGCGCGGTTCGCGGGGTTCGTGAGCAAGCCTTTCGTCGTCGAGGAATTCCTCGCGATGGTGAGGAGCGCCATCGATGGTCCGGCGGCGACCGACGAGAAAGCAGCGCCGCCATCCAACAGCGCGGCCGCCGAGATCACGGTGTTCCCGGATGTCGGCCGGCTCGCGTCCGACTGGCCGGAGACCGATCTCCTTGAGGTCGTCGTCCACGAGCTGCGCGCTCCCCTCACCGTGATCCGGGGACAAGCGCAGCGGGCGCGCCGGCACATCGGGCAGGACCCGGAGAAGGAGCGCGAGGCGATCGACATCGCGATCGCGCAGACGGAGCGGATGGCGCAGCTGATCGCCGGGCTCCTGGATCACTCGCGGATCACGTCCAACGGCCTCAGCCTCAAGGTCGTCCCACTTGATCTCGCGAGCGTGGTGGTGGAGGCGATCGGTCGGTTCGAATACGGCGCGACTCCGCGGATCAGCTTCGAGCGGCCTCCCGACGCGGTGCGCGTGCTTGGTGACCCGGCGCGGATCGCGCAGATCCTGGACAACCTCCTCAGCAACGCCGCGAAATACAGCGGACCGGCGGATCCGATCGAGGTCCTGCTCACGATCGAACGGAACGAGGCGCAGGTCCGGGTCTCGGACCACGGCGTTGGCGTGCCCGAAGATGAGCGCGACCTGCTGTTCACGCCGTTCTACCGCACGTCGAGGACGCGCGACGTTCCCGGAAACGGCCTGGGCCTGCACATCAGCAAGCGTCTCGCCGAGCGTCACGGTGGTCGTATGTGGCTGGAAGCCACATCGAGCGCCGGCAGTACGTTCGTTTTCGCACTGCCGCTCGCGGGCGCCAGACCGCGGCCCGGAGGCGCCGGTACTCAGTAG
- a CDS encoding helix-turn-helix domain-containing protein gives MDELASALAVVGHKWTLLIIRDLLNGPRRFTEIERSLVHANPKMVTARLRELEAAGLVSRTIYAEVPPRVEYTLTDRGRELRPTINALKRWGTRRPRRSSRHGPASMKRA, from the coding sequence ATGGATGAGCTCGCGAGCGCACTCGCTGTTGTTGGACACAAGTGGACGCTGCTCATCATCCGCGATCTTCTCAACGGTCCGCGTCGATTCACCGAGATAGAACGTTCGCTCGTTCACGCCAATCCAAAGATGGTCACGGCGCGGCTGCGCGAGCTCGAGGCGGCGGGCCTCGTCTCACGCACGATCTACGCCGAGGTACCTCCGCGGGTGGAGTACACGCTCACCGATCGCGGCCGCGAGCTTCGCCCGACCATCAACGCACTGAAGCGCTGGGGCACCCGCAGGCCACGCCGAAGTTCGCGTCACGGGCCTGCATCGATGAAGCGCGCGTGA
- a CDS encoding response regulator: protein MRGPSVLIADDHAAVRALVRVTLMAQGWRVVEASTPGETLVVARAEQPEIVLLDVAFGEHERDGFVVCRELRSAPETRDIRVVMLTARDDPESRAFASAVGATAYIVKPFGPLDLVRMLKIVLDQPTPDPGLGLFLVDAGAIQPAQLERALAEQRLRQGRRVPIGALLVELGFAKREDVERAAARQQRAREVPADSGAARRQIRLVIADDNPMVREGLRSAIATSDDLVTVGIATDGNEALSLIRQLDPDVVVLDHRMPGLRGLDVATRLHNESSDTAVVMFTLDEGIRDLALANGVTAFVPKDTPLATLLAEIRRVARPQRDTPPERANARIVLTARGVSRGAFSVLARRRRAITVIAILLVAYAAAFLIAEPIFGASAAVLSIAPVAVAGALFGPELGVVAAFLAVAANFALWAGTDHPIGEPVIRVGGNGVGALVLMGIGAGFGAMRLVRGRFDAHGRRLGALAEVALALAAGPTPDVLRLLAEGALEIVPGDAALLYATVPGGGLELVAATGAARTTVGQRETAGELVRAQLQRHASISWDLTNGAVIRAVPDAKGAIVVPIPGVAEVVAGVLVLVTTRRREYGEPHLQVLSSYATFIGAALHAPSVGSERGALVSQAAGNR, encoded by the coding sequence GTGCGCGGCCCCAGCGTGCTCATCGCGGACGACCACGCGGCGGTCCGCGCCCTGGTGCGAGTAACGCTCATGGCGCAGGGCTGGCGTGTCGTCGAGGCCTCGACGCCGGGCGAAACGCTCGTCGTTGCGCGCGCGGAGCAGCCTGAGATCGTTCTTCTCGACGTCGCTTTCGGAGAGCACGAGCGTGACGGCTTCGTCGTGTGTCGCGAGCTTCGCAGCGCGCCGGAGACCCGCGACATTCGCGTCGTCATGCTGACCGCGCGCGACGATCCGGAGAGCCGCGCCTTCGCGAGCGCGGTCGGCGCGACCGCGTACATCGTGAAGCCGTTCGGCCCCCTCGATCTCGTCCGGATGCTGAAGATCGTTCTCGATCAACCCACACCCGACCCCGGTCTCGGCCTGTTCCTCGTCGATGCGGGCGCGATCCAGCCGGCGCAGCTCGAGCGCGCGCTCGCGGAACAGCGCCTCCGTCAGGGCCGTCGTGTACCAATCGGTGCGCTCCTGGTCGAGCTCGGCTTCGCGAAGCGGGAGGACGTCGAACGCGCCGCCGCACGTCAACAGCGCGCGCGCGAGGTGCCCGCCGACAGCGGTGCGGCGCGGAGGCAGATACGCCTGGTGATCGCCGACGACAATCCGATGGTGCGTGAAGGACTGCGCAGCGCGATCGCGACGAGTGACGACCTCGTCACCGTGGGCATCGCGACCGATGGCAACGAGGCACTGAGCCTTATTCGCCAGCTCGATCCGGACGTCGTCGTCCTGGATCATCGGATGCCGGGCCTGCGCGGACTCGATGTGGCGACGCGCCTTCATAACGAGTCGTCTGACACCGCGGTGGTCATGTTCACGCTCGACGAGGGCATCCGCGACCTTGCGCTCGCGAACGGCGTGACTGCGTTCGTTCCAAAGGACACGCCCCTCGCGACGCTGCTGGCCGAGATCCGCCGCGTCGCGAGACCACAGCGAGACACGCCTCCGGAGCGGGCGAACGCGCGCATCGTCCTGACCGCACGGGGCGTTTCGCGCGGCGCGTTCAGCGTTCTCGCACGGCGCCGGCGAGCGATCACGGTCATCGCGATCCTGCTCGTCGCGTACGCGGCCGCGTTCCTCATCGCCGAGCCGATCTTCGGCGCGAGCGCCGCGGTGCTGTCGATCGCGCCCGTGGCGGTGGCCGGTGCGCTCTTTGGGCCGGAGCTCGGCGTCGTTGCCGCGTTCCTCGCGGTCGCCGCGAACTTCGCGCTCTGGGCCGGGACGGACCATCCGATCGGAGAGCCGGTGATCCGGGTCGGCGGCAACGGCGTGGGCGCGCTCGTCCTCATGGGCATCGGCGCCGGCTTCGGCGCGATGCGCCTCGTGCGAGGCCGATTCGATGCGCACGGCCGACGGCTCGGCGCCCTTGCCGAGGTCGCGCTGGCGCTGGCGGCCGGTCCGACGCCCGACGTGTTGCGGCTCCTCGCAGAGGGCGCGCTGGAGATCGTTCCCGGAGATGCCGCCCTGCTGTACGCCACGGTCCCCGGCGGCGGCCTCGAGCTTGTCGCGGCGACGGGCGCGGCGCGGACAACGGTCGGCCAGCGGGAGACCGCTGGCGAGCTCGTGCGGGCTCAACTGCAACGGCACGCGTCCATCTCGTGGGACCTGACGAACGGCGCGGTGATCCGCGCCGTCCCCGATGCGAAGGGCGCGATCGTCGTCCCGATCCCCGGCGTCGCAGAAGTGGTCGCCGGGGTCCTTGTGCTCGTCACCACGCGGCGTCGTGAGTACGGCGAGCCCCACCTCCAGGTGCTGTCGAGCTACGCGACCTTCATCGGCGCGGCGCTGCACGCGCCAAGTGTGGGCTCGGAGCGAGGCGCGCTCGTGTCACAGGCGGCGGGCAACCGCTAG
- a CDS encoding response regulator transcription factor translates to MSTDRAQRVLVADDDEGVTSVVARTLIREGYEVRTAPDGDSALRSLREWQPDAVVLDVLMPGTDGLAVCRRVRSERPDLGILILTAKDGASDQIVGLDAGADDYLVKPFSLQVLAAHLRAVLRRREPSPKVLRVADLELDTGSHDASRGQRRFTLTSTEYRLLLHLMREAGQVIPKADLTRRVWGYDFEGNENVCEVYVGYLRQKLEAGGEPRLIHTLRGAGYTLRDGS, encoded by the coding sequence ATGTCCACCGACAGGGCGCAGCGCGTACTTGTGGCGGACGACGACGAGGGTGTCACGAGCGTCGTCGCGCGAACGCTGATACGCGAGGGATACGAAGTGCGGACCGCGCCCGACGGCGATTCCGCCCTGCGCTCGCTACGCGAGTGGCAACCCGATGCGGTCGTCCTCGACGTCCTCATGCCAGGGACCGATGGCCTCGCGGTCTGCCGACGAGTTCGCAGCGAACGTCCCGATCTCGGCATCCTCATCCTCACCGCGAAGGACGGGGCGAGCGATCAGATCGTCGGTCTCGACGCTGGCGCGGACGACTATCTGGTGAAGCCCTTCAGCCTTCAGGTGCTCGCGGCGCACCTTCGCGCCGTGCTTCGACGGCGAGAACCCTCACCGAAGGTGCTTCGCGTCGCGGACCTCGAGCTCGACACCGGGAGTCACGATGCGAGCCGCGGCCAGCGTCGTTTCACGCTGACGTCGACCGAGTATCGACTCCTGCTCCATCTCATGCGAGAAGCTGGACAGGTCATCCCCAAGGCCGATCTCACACGACGGGTGTGGGGGTACGACTTCGAGGGCAACGAGAACGTGTGCGAGGTCTACGTGGGATACCTCCGGCAGAAGCTCGAGGCCGGCGGCGAGCCGCGGCTGATCCACACCCTGCGCGGCGCGGGGTACACGCTCCGAGACGGGTCGTGA
- a CDS encoding HAMP domain-containing sensor histidine kinase — MTLRRRLTLFYGVLLGVVLAVALTLAYVLHAESHDADVDAAITDMTDRAIADVVLEMTGGRSAADVRLVELHRMIDEPHGVWIFDGPTLLDSAGSTDDPALADLRVGDLGPGWLTTWTPSGRARLLVAAVAGTTVKVVTAVNLASVDASNAELRTALFLLALVAVGVGAAGASAIAGSALRPIARMTETAGEIARSRDFSRRVRVDGGDEDELVQLGLTFDEMLASLQDAHRQQQRFVGDVSHELRTPLTTIRGNAELLAANDADPAGQRVAIAQIRRETERLSRLVDELLVLARADALEAFVPRRVQLDEVLMETFADLQGIAGRRLRVSAIDAVTVGGEPDRLKQLVLVLLDNALRYTPNGTVDVSIADDGRDAVLRVEDDGIGIAVSDLPHVFERFYRGDAARRIDASGSGLGLPIARWIVERHGGEIRIESRPLRGTRVTARIPLAASAA, encoded by the coding sequence GTGACCCTGCGTCGCCGTCTCACCCTCTTCTACGGCGTGCTTCTTGGCGTCGTGCTCGCGGTGGCGCTCACCCTCGCCTACGTCCTCCACGCGGAGTCGCATGACGCCGACGTGGATGCGGCGATAACGGACATGACCGATCGCGCGATCGCCGACGTCGTGCTCGAGATGACCGGAGGTAGATCCGCGGCCGACGTGCGCCTGGTCGAGCTGCATCGCATGATCGACGAGCCGCACGGCGTGTGGATCTTCGACGGTCCGACGCTGCTCGACAGCGCTGGAAGCACCGACGATCCCGCACTCGCCGATCTGCGGGTCGGCGATCTGGGCCCAGGCTGGCTGACGACCTGGACCCCGAGCGGACGCGCGCGGCTGCTCGTCGCTGCGGTCGCCGGCACCACCGTGAAGGTCGTTACCGCTGTCAACCTGGCCTCGGTCGACGCTTCGAACGCCGAGCTCCGGACCGCGCTGTTCTTGCTCGCGCTCGTCGCGGTCGGAGTCGGTGCCGCGGGGGCCTCGGCCATCGCGGGAAGCGCGCTGCGTCCGATCGCGCGCATGACCGAAACGGCCGGGGAGATCGCGCGATCGCGCGACTTCTCACGCCGCGTGCGTGTGGACGGCGGCGACGAGGACGAGTTGGTGCAGCTCGGGCTGACGTTCGACGAGATGCTCGCGAGCCTCCAGGACGCGCACCGCCAACAGCAGCGTTTTGTTGGGGACGTGTCGCACGAGCTGCGAACGCCGCTCACCACGATCCGCGGGAACGCCGAGCTCCTCGCCGCGAACGACGCCGACCCCGCAGGCCAACGCGTCGCGATCGCGCAGATCCGCCGGGAGACGGAGCGGCTCTCGCGGCTCGTCGACGAGCTCCTCGTGCTCGCGCGCGCCGATGCTCTCGAAGCGTTCGTGCCGCGTCGGGTTCAGCTCGACGAGGTGCTGATGGAGACGTTCGCCGACCTGCAAGGTATCGCCGGCCGGCGGCTCCGAGTGAGTGCCATCGACGCGGTGACGGTGGGAGGCGAGCCCGACCGCCTCAAGCAGCTCGTGCTCGTGCTTCTCGACAACGCGCTGCGCTACACCCCAAACGGCACGGTGGACGTTTCGATCGCCGACGACGGTCGGGACGCGGTGCTGCGGGTCGAGGACGACGGGATCGGCATCGCGGTGTCTGACCTGCCGCATGTCTTCGAGCGCTTCTACCGTGGAGACGCCGCACGACGTATCGACGCGTCGGGCAGCGGCCTGGGCTTACCGATCGCGCGTTGGATCGTCGAACGGCACGGGGGAGAGATCCGCATCGAGTCGCGCCCGCTGCGCGGCACGCGGGTCACCGCGCGGATCCCGCTGGCGGCCTCGGCCGCGTAA